Part of the Ictalurus furcatus strain D&B chromosome 28, Billie_1.0, whole genome shotgun sequence genome is shown below.
AAATACTTATTAACTGTTAACACAAACTCCCTCTCTGTTTAATAATCACAATTGGATGACTAATGAGAagggaaattattttaattttaaagtttttttttttttttacaaacatagttaaacaaacaaacatacaaagaaaataaaagtaaaaaaagagagaaaaagggtgGGGGCTGACAGCCTACTAACAGAAAATGTCCACATAGCACATGTGCAGGATTTATATGTTAACATTCATTCAAACTATTTCCATGAATTTACATGAATACTAAATTTATAAATGTGATACCAGGGTCCAGTATGTAGCAAACTGAGAATCTGGACTTAGAATTAAGTAGTTTCTTAAGGTATTAACTTTGGTTAACCCtgggtaaatatttattattattattattattattattattattattattattattattattattgttgttgttgttgttgttgttgttcaggacatacatgtataataataagCTAATAATGCTGAGCACAGGGGGCGGGGTTATCAGAGGTGTAATGAATGTGAAAGTGAAAGTAGATATTACACTTCTTGCTGTAACAGACTAAAACAGGAggaatatatttgtgtgtagaCAGGGGGGAGATTTTACACACGGTGTTTAAACTGTAATGAGGTCAAAATACTGAATATGAGCCGCTCTGAAATGTGGACACACTTCAGCTAAAGCAGCAGATTTGTTTATATCTGAGGAACCGAAAAGGTAAGAGgagttagcatcatgctaaagTACATGTCAGTCACCAACGACTCAGTAACCTGTTAAACTGATCCTCCAGAATACACTGTGGAATTTATATGTTAACATTCATTCAAACTATTtcctttaaaacaaatatttcaggTAGTGTCCATTTATGTTGAAAAGCATCCTATTTCAACTGCAGATCAGCAGTCATCTtgtcaaatatatatacacaatcccagttccaaaaatgttgggacgttgtggaaaatgtaaataaatacagaatgcaatgatttgcaaagatcataaacccatattttattcacaatagaacatagaaaacatcaaatgttcCAGCTGAGGAAATTGTTGTGGATAAATCCACATTTTTAGCccaagacaaagagacagaaagtttggcagatgtcaaaaagtaaataaactttatagaaaaccaataaagtgtgacagtctgcagagAGTCCGAATTATGCAAGCACACAGAGGATTTTATATACCTTCCTCCAAAGCGTATCCATCTTAGGCGGGGTTTtgcctttcctcattaaaaacagaccaatcttctttgccacaattaaatattcacgtctatgtgttatcttaaatttgtggcacgtgcgcagttagttgttttttctCCACACGATTTCATGAGGtcatggtttcttctttttcataaaaggtttcacacaggcttgtgtGTCCCGACCTTGATCCACACTCGCCTTTTAGACCTCATTCTAAGTCGTTAATTGGTATCAGGCATAAGTTATTTGCTTCTGTGGAGGAGGATACAGGCTGGTACAGAAAGAACAACTATTGTACAGTAAGTCACAGAGTTCATCCAACTCAATACACACTCAGACTATAACTCGATCAAAcgttgttctatggatttagattatgcttctaactattgattatacatatagattctGCTTTTTAACTAATATTGCTTATTGGATTATGCTTAATAATTCAAAATGATTACAtgtcataaatatttaatatattttccccCCTCTGGGACTTACTAAGTCCCACCAAGCTTGAGAGAGTAATCTCACTATCCAGTCCCTTCATTTACACTAACTAGTGATCTACGACCCCTGACTGACCTTCTCCTTTGCCATCGCCTGAGACTGCCATTGGTTCTCCCTTACCTTCATTTAGACCCTCTCTCATGTCTCATGTCCCCTTCGATCACCTGATCCTCTTTTCTCATAGGTCTTAATCTAGGTGCTCACTTTGTATGGCCCCTCGCTTCTGGGCTCGAACACCCCTAGATACACCTGTTCTCCAGGAGTCACTGGACAAGGAACTTCTGTTTCCTCTCTCAGTCCCAAGCTGtgttcctgtgaatagatagcaGTTAGATATCTATTATAGATAGTCATACATAGCAGTTAGTTATGGCATATATGCCCTCCATCTGCAATTCCTCCAGCGGAAGCCCTTCATAAGGACCTCTCAGATATGGcacagacatgggtcgacccgcaagcatttcatgcggtgtaAGATGCTTATTTCTGTTAGTCTGCATGTgataggtcattagtgcaagaggtagagcatctaccgaaaGGAGTTCAGAGTCAGCACAAATTGTGTTAAGCTTAGCCTTAAGGTACCACTTACCTTTTTCACTattccctgtgactgagggtgataaacacttcaaaattttaatttattcacagttactgtaacactgttttttaaacaaacgctGAGCCATTGTCAGAGATAATctgagagataaaaaaaaaaaattatccatcaTTGCCTGTAAGTGCAGAGACCAGTCCTCTTGCTGTTTTATCTTTCCTATAACTTCCCCCTCGTGCACTGGTTAAAACCATGTGCATCTGAAATTCATACAGTGAGAAGTGCAGTAGGTACAATCAGAATTCAATTCAACTATTTGTTCTGTATGTTAAAGTGGCGTTCCAACGTTTTCTCTAAAACCTCATTGCATTCAAACAGCTCCAAACAGATGACACAATCCATCTgcataagtatatatatatatatatatatatatatatatatatatatatatatatgtatgtatatgtatatatatatatatatatatatatatatatatatatatatatatgtatgtatatatatatatatgtatgtatatatatagacacgACCCCCCCCCtcaaagaatgcgtggttacacCCATGCTAGCAGATCGTTTTGAGTGGTTTTAAACTCACCTTTGTTAATCTGTATTCGATACTAGTGATGTGTCGTCGCGAAGGAGTCGATTCTTTGAGCCGACTCTTTTAAGTGAACGACGGGAGCCGCCTCCCGTCTGAGAGccgatttattattattattattattattattattattattattgttgttgttgttgttgttgtaaatgaGTTCAAGACAGAATAATCTTGTCGCCACACTGCTCGGCCACGCCCACGCCATGCACTGACTGTATTGAGCGCGTGTGATGATTCACGTGAGATaacattctccattttaatACATCTAATACATGAATTTTAATAACAAAGATAACACAAAGGCAGAATGTAGAATTTATACAGTGAAAATATCCCATGGAGCAGGGTCTACTGACATCCTTCACAGCCTTATTAGAACTCCACATCCAACACTCTACAGAAGCCCTGAGCAGCCCTgcgttgatatatatatatatatatatatatatatatatatatatatatatatatatatatatatatatatatatatatatatatatataagactgACAGACAGCATAATGATGAAGAAAGAGACATGAATACTAAATTTATAAATGTGATACCAGGGTCCAGTATGTAGCAAACTGAGAATCTGGACTTAGAATTAAGTAGTTTCTTAAGGTATTAACTTTGGTTAACCCtgggtaaatatttattattattattattattattattattattattattattattgttgttgttgttgttgttgttgttcaggacatacatgtataataataagCTAATAATGCTGAGCACAGGGGGCGGGGTTATCAGAGGTGAAGGGGCGGAGCTCTCTCTCAGTTCTCTGTAATGAAGGTGAAAGTGAAAGTAGCCATTACACTTCTTGCTGTAACAGACTAAAACAGGAGGAATGTATTTGTGCGTGTAGACAGGGGGGAGATTTTACACACGGTGTTTAAACTGTAATGAGGCCAAAATACTGAATATGAGCCGCTCTGAAATGTGGACACACTTCAGCTAAAGCAGCAGATTTGTTTATATCTGAGGAACCGAAAAGGTAAGAGgagttagcatcatgctaaaatACATGTTAGTCACCAACGACTCAGTAACCTGTTAAACTGATCCTCCAGAATACACTGTGGAATTGTGCTTTCTAACCATGTATTAGTGTGAGGTAAGTTGTGTAAAAGGATgactctctcttcctctgtgtgtTTAGGATTTTATTAGTTTGAACCTACAGAAAGAGATAAAGATGGCGGCTGCACGCAGTAAGTTACATTTCCAGAAATATATGtgttactattatttattttcgagtaaagtaattgtgtgtgtgtgtgtgtgtgtgtgtgtgtgtgtgtgtgtgttttcctacaCAGATGAGTTTAAACTCATTCGTTCCAGTGGTACAGAGGAGTATAAACGCTCCGCTGTCACTCTCTCGTGTCGTCTGTCTCCTGAAATCAGTGCTGTTAACATGGAGATCCGGTGGTTTAAGGGGACACGCTGTGTTTGTGTCTATAAGAACGGACATGTGACAGGGGGGAGAGGTTACGAGGGCAGAGTGAGTCTGTTCActcaggagatggagagaggaaacgtctccttacagctGAGAGACTGTGGATGGTCAGATGAAGGAGATTACCTGTGTCAGGTCACTGATGGAGACAGAACAGAGGAGATTACAGTACTGATGACAGGTAAGTGTTCCTGATCTCCACACTGCATAAACTCAACATCATCATCTGTGCTTCTCATCTCAGTgcatgaaacacacactcagtattCAGTATGAGGTTCAGTATACAG
Proteins encoded:
- the LOC128603244 gene encoding butyrophilin-like protein 1; this encodes MAAARNEFKLIRSSGTEEYKRSAVTLSCRLSPEISAVNMEIRWFKGTRCVCVYKNGHVTGGRGYEGRVSLFTQEMERGNVSLQLRDCGWSDEGDYLCQVTDGDRTEEITVLMTAWVSK